The following proteins are co-located in the bacterium genome:
- a CDS encoding isoprenylcysteine carboxylmethyltransferase family protein gives MNFTFIYVAFLIISTVYRLRRITKSYAEEPRPGKVYMPISYAILLLLYLLIWTGSVVEYFYLHIQKVNLIISGIGFLMYVSVIPLRDYAAQTLGKYLSPDIKIVEGHKLIKEGLYKYIRHPLALSAIIEVVGITLIPNSYYSFLAALFIFLPYMLFRIHLEEKALTEKFGQEYIDYKKEVSAFLPFKKRISK, from the coding sequence ATGAATTTTACCTTTATCTATGTTGCCTTCCTCATTATATCAACTGTATATCGGTTGAGGAGAATAACCAAATCATATGCTGAAGAACCAAGACCAGGTAAGGTTTATATGCCGATAAGTTATGCTATCTTACTTCTCCTTTACCTTTTAATCTGGACCGGTTCTGTGGTCGAATATTTTTATCTCCATATTCAGAAGGTTAATTTAATAATTAGTGGGATTGGTTTTTTAATGTATGTCAGTGTGATTCCATTACGCGATTATGCCGCACAAACCCTGGGTAAATATTTAAGTCCGGATATTAAAATTGTAGAAGGGCATAAATTAATTAAGGAAGGACTTTATAAATACATAAGACATCCCCTGGCACTATCTGCTATCATTGAGGTTGTTGGCATTACCCTTATTCCCAATTCTTACTATTCATTTCTTGCCGCCTTATTTATCTTTCTCCCATATATGCTTTTCAGAATCCACTTAGAAGAAAAAGCATTGACTGAAAAATTTGGTCAAGAATATATTGATTACAAAAAAGAAGTGTCGGCATTTTTACCTTTTAAAAAGAGGATTTCAAAATGA
- a CDS encoding SRPBCC family protein, producing the protein MIHKEDSILINQNIIATFKVAKDIERLSSFIPEYKQVKIISKENNKMVLEAKIKIFGFVPITYISTGLITENKSIKYEQIKGPLKGLQTEWKFEEIGNATKLTIIHDIDIKIHRIEKLIYNLCIKKLANEVLVSMKKELERGDLK; encoded by the coding sequence ATGATTCATAAAGAAGATTCAATCTTAATTAATCAGAATATAATTGCAACCTTTAAAGTCGCTAAAGATATTGAAAGACTCTCAAGTTTTATCCCGGAATATAAACAGGTGAAAATTATAAGTAAAGAAAACAATAAAATGGTGCTTGAGGCAAAAATTAAAATCTTTGGATTTGTGCCAATTACCTATATATCTACCGGGCTAATTACGGAAAATAAATCAATCAAGTATGAACAGATTAAAGGACCTTTAAAGGGTTTGCAGACAGAATGGAAATTTGAAGAAATAGGAAATGCAACTAAACTAACTATAATCCATGATATTGATATAAAAATACATAGAATAGAAAAGTTGATTTATAATTTATGTATTAAAAAACTTGCTAATGAAGTATTAGTAAGTATGAAAAAAGAATTAGAAAGGGGTGATTTAAAATGA